A stretch of Rhododendron vialii isolate Sample 1 chromosome 4a, ASM3025357v1 DNA encodes these proteins:
- the LOC131323416 gene encoding phytochrome C isoform X1 yields the protein MQRGSLIQPFGCMIVVDEQNFTVLAYSENAPEMLDLTPHAVPSIEQKEALTFGTDIRTLFRSPCAAALQKAANFSEVNLLNPILVHCRNSGKPFYAILHRIDVGLVIDLEPVNAEDVPVTAAGALKSYKLAAKAISRLQSLPTGNTSLLCDVLVRELGDLTGYDRVMVYKFHEDEHGEVISECRRPELEPYLGLHYPATDIPQASRFLFMKNKVRMICDCLTPPVRVIQDKRFDEPLSLCGSTLRSPHGCHAKYMANMGSIASLVLSVTINKEDQESESDPQRGRKLWGLVVCHHTSPRFVPFPLRYACEFLVQVFGVQIYKEVEMAVQLREKHILRTQAVLCDMLLRDAPVGIINQSPNVMDLVNCDGAAIYYRNKVWSIGITPSEAQIRDIAEWLIQYHGGSTGLSTDSLMEAGYPGASVLGDPVCGMAAVKITKRDFLFWFRSHMAKEIKWGGAKHDPEDKDDGRRMHPRSSFKAFLEVVKRRSLPWEDVEMDAIHSLQLILRGSLQDEATDDCKMIVNVPSVETHLQRADELRVVTNEMVRLIETAPVPILAVDASGNVNGWNTKIAELTGVSMHEAIGSSFINLVADDSVDLVKNVLFTASQGTEEQNVEIKLKTVGLLEDKGPVILVANSCCSRDINENIVGVCFIGQDVTGQKMIMDKYTQIQGDYVGIVRNPSALIPPIFMMDEHGRCTEWNDVMQKLSGVIREEAINRMLLGEVFTLNNFGCRLKDQDTLTKLQILLNRVIYSQDEDKLLFGFFGEKGNLVEALLSANRRTDVEGKITGVICFLHLASPELQYALRVQKISEQAATNSLTKLAYLRSELINPLNGIKCIQNLMESSDLSKEQRQLLKTSTLCQEQLSKIVDDTDIEGIEESYMQMNSSEFNLGEALQVVKNQAMILSRERLVQVIYDSPADVSSMLLYGDNLRLQQVLSGFLTNALSFTPAFEGSSVLLKIIPRKKRIGTKIHVVHLEFRITHPSPGIPEGLIQEMFHHSQSVSREGLGLYISQKLVKIMNGTVQYLRGAETCSFIILVEFPLVQQTNDSKEF from the exons ATGCAAAGAGGAAGTCTAATCCAGCCGTTCGGTTGCATGATTGTGGTTGATGAGCAAAATTTCACCGTCCTTGCGTACAGCGAAAATGCCCCAGAAATGCTAGACTTAACCCCCCACGCAGTCCCAAGCATTGAGCAAAAAGAAGCTCTGACATTTGGAACTGACATTCGAACTCTATTTCGATCCCCCTGTGCTGCTGCACTGCAGAAAGCAGCAAATTTTAGTGAAGTCAACCTCCTTAACCCTATATTGGTCCATTGTAGAAATTCAGGGAAACCCTTTTATGCAATTCTGCATCGCATCGATGTGGGTTTGGTCATAGATTTAGAGCCTGTGAATGCGGAGGATGTCCCAGTGACAGCTGCTGGGGCCTTAAAATCGTATAAACTCGCAGCCAAAGCCATATCTAGATTACAATCTTTGCCAACAGGGAATACATCACTTTTATGCGATGTGTTAGTCCGGGAATTGGGCGATTTGACAGGTTATGATAGGGTAATGGTGTACAAATTTCACGAAGATGAGCATGGGGAAGTTATTTCAGAGTGCCGAAGACCCGAATTGGAACCTTATCTTGGGTTGCATTATCCGGCTACTGATATACCACAAGCTTCTAGATTCCTCTTCATGAAAAACAAGGTTAGAATGATATGTGATTGTTTGACCCCTCCAGTTAGGGTTATTCAAGACAAGAGATTTGATGAACCATTGAGTCTTTGTGGATCCACATTAAGGTCTCCTCATGGATGTCATGCTAAGTACATGGCGAATATGGGGTCCATTGCATCTCTTGTGTTATCCGTCACAATCAACAAGGAAGACCAGGAGTCAGAGAGTGATCCACAAAGGGGAAGAAAACTGTGGGGTTTGGTTGTCTGTCATCACACGAGCCCTAGGTTTGTTCCATTTCCCTTGAGGTACGCATGTGAGTTCTTAGTTCAAGTTTTTGGTGTTCAGATTTACAAGGAAGTCGAGATGGCGGTTCAACTGAGGGAGAAGCATATTTTGCGGACTCAAGCAGTGCTTTGTGACATGCTCCTAAGAGATGCTCCCGTTGGAATTATCAATCAATCGCCAAACGTGATGGATCTTGTTAATTGTGATGGAGCTGCAATTTATTACAGGAACAAAGTTTGGTCTATTGGGATCACCCCTTCAGAGGCACAAATCCGAGATATAGCCGAATGGCTTATTCAGTACCACGGGGGGAGTACAGGGTTAAGTACTGATAGCCTCATGGAAGCTGGTTATCCAGGTGCTTCCGTACTTGGAGATCCAGTATGTGGAATGGCTGCTGTGAAAATCACGAAAAGGGACTTCCTTTTCTGGTTTCGGTCCCATATGGCAAAGGAGATCAAGTGGGGTGGAGCAAAACATGATCCTGAAGATAAGGACGATGGGAGAAGAATGCATCCTAGGTCATCATTTAAGGCCTTTCTAGAGGTGGTTAAGAGGCGGAGTTTACCATGGGAAGACGTGGAAATGGATGCAATCCATTCATTACAACTGATATTGAGAGGATCTTTGCAAGATGAGGCCACAGATGATTGCAAAATGATTGTGAATGTTCCCTCGGTTGAGACCCATTTACAGAGGGCGGATGAGCTGCGGGTTGTGACAAACGAAATGGTTCGCCTTATTGAGACTGCTCCAGTTCCCATATTGGCTGTTGATGCCTCTGGTAATGTTAATGGGTGGAATACTAAAATAGCAGAACTTACTGGGGTAAGCATGCATGAAGCAATTGGCTCATCTTTTATCAATCTTGTTGCAGATGATTCAGTTGATTTGGTGAAAAATGTTCTCTTCACGGCTTCACAAG GAACAGAAGAGCAAAATGTTGAAATTAAGCTCAAAACGGTTGGCCTTCTGGAAGACAAGGGTCCTGTTATCTTGGTTGCTAATTCATGTTGTAGTCGAGacataaatgaaaatattgttgGTGTTTGCTTTATTGGGCAAGATGTTACTGGTCAGAAAATGATAATGGACAAGTACACCCAAATCCAAGGTGATTATGTTGGAATTGTGCGAAACCCTTCTGCACTTATTCCTCCAATATTTATGATGGACGAGCATGGTCGTTGCACGGAGTGGAATGATGTAATGCAAAAATTATCTGGTGTAATTAGAGAAGAAGCGATCAACCGAATGCTTCTAGGAGAGGTTTTTACACTCAACAATTTTGGTTGTCGGCTCAAAGATCAAGACACGCTAACCAAGCTCCAGATATTACTAAATAGGGTAATTTATAGCCAAGATGAAGATAAATTGTTATTCGGATTCTTTGGTGAGAAGGGTAACTTGGTGGAGGCATTACTTTCTGCCAACAGAAGGACTGATGTGGAGGGAAAAATTACTGGGGTTATATGCTTTTTGCATTTGGCCAGTCCAGAACTTCAATATGCATTGCGAGTGCAGAAGATATCAGAACAGGCTGCAACAAATAGTCTCACCAAATTGGCTTACCTTCGTAGTGAACTCATTAACCCTTTAAATGGGATAAAGTGCATTCAGAATCTGATGGAATCTTCTGATTTAAGCAAAGAGCAGAGGCAACTGCTGAAGACAAGCACATTGTGTCAAGAACAATTATCCAAGATTGTTGATGACACCGACATTGAGGGTATTGAGGAAAG CTATATGCAGATGAACTCAAGTGAATTTAATCTTGGGGAAGCTCTTCAAGTGGTCAAAAATCAAGCTATGATTCTAAGTCGGGAGCGGCTAGTTCAGGTCATATATGACTCACCAGCTGATGTGTCATCCATGCTCTTGTATGGAGACAACTTGAGGCTTCAGCAAGTCCTTTCAGGTTTTCTAACAAATGCTCTCTCTTTTACTCCTGCATTCGAAGGGTCATCAGTTCTGCTCAAGATAATCCCGAGAAAGAAGCGTATAGGGACAAAGATACATGTTGTTCATCTTGAATTCCG GATCACCCATCCATCCCCGGGGATACCAGAAGGACTAATTCAAGAGATGTTTCACCACAGTCAGAGTGTATCAAGAGAAGGCCTTGGCTTGTACATCAGCCAAAAGCTCGTAAAGATCATGAATGGTACTGTGCAATACCTTAGAGGGGCAGAGACCTGCTCCTTCATAATTCTTGTGGAATTCCCGCTGGTTCAGCAGACAAATGACTCAAAAGAATTCTAA
- the LOC131323416 gene encoding phytochrome C isoform X2: MQRGSLIQPFGCMIVVDEQNFTVLAYSENAPEMLDLTPHAVPSIEQKEALTFGTDIRTLFRSPCAAALQKAANFSEVNLLNPILVHCRNSGKPFYAILHRIDVGLVIDLEPVNAEDVPVTAAGALKSYKLAAKAISRLQSLPTGNTSLLCDVLVRELGDLTGYDRVMVYKFHEDEHGEVISECRRPELEPYLGLHYPATDIPQASRFLFMKNKVRMICDCLTPPVRVIQDKRFDEPLSLCGSTLRSPHGCHAKYMANMGSIASLVLSVTINKEDQESESDPQRGRKLWGLVVCHHTSPRFVPFPLRYACEFLVQVFGVQIYKEVEMAVQLREKHILRTQAVLCDMLLRDAPVGIINQSPNVMDLVNCDGAAIYYRNKVWSIGITPSEAQIRDIAEWLIQYHGGSTGLSTDSLMEAGYPGASVLGDPVCGMAAVKITKRDFLFWFRSHMAKEIKWGGAKHDPEDKDDGRRMHPRSSFKAFLEVVKRRSLPWEDVEMDAIHSLQLILRGSLQDEATDDCKMIVNVPSVETHLQRADELRVVTNEMVRLIETAPVPILAVDASGNVNGWNTKIAELTGVSMHEAIGSSFINLVADDSVDLVKNVLFTASQGTEEQNVEIKLKTVGLLEDKGPVILVANSCCSRDINENIVGVCFIGQDVTGQKMIMDKYTQIQGDYVGIVRNPSALIPPIFMMDEHGRCTEWNDVMQKLSGVIREEAINRMLLGEVFTLNNFGCRLKDQDTLTKLQILLNRVIYSQDEDKLLFGFFGEKGNLVEALLSANRRTDVEGKITGVICFLHLASPELQYALRVQKISEQAATNSLTKLAYLRSELINPLNGIKCIQNLMESSDLSKEQRQLLKTSTLCQEQLSKIVDDTDIEGIEESYMQMNSSEFNLGEALQVVKNQAMILSRERLVQVIYDSPADVSSMLLYGDNLRLQQVLSGFLTNALSFTPAFEGSSVLLKIIPRKKRIGTKIHVVHLEFRRTNSRDVSPQSECIKRRPWLVHQPKARKDHEWYCAIP, from the exons ATGCAAAGAGGAAGTCTAATCCAGCCGTTCGGTTGCATGATTGTGGTTGATGAGCAAAATTTCACCGTCCTTGCGTACAGCGAAAATGCCCCAGAAATGCTAGACTTAACCCCCCACGCAGTCCCAAGCATTGAGCAAAAAGAAGCTCTGACATTTGGAACTGACATTCGAACTCTATTTCGATCCCCCTGTGCTGCTGCACTGCAGAAAGCAGCAAATTTTAGTGAAGTCAACCTCCTTAACCCTATATTGGTCCATTGTAGAAATTCAGGGAAACCCTTTTATGCAATTCTGCATCGCATCGATGTGGGTTTGGTCATAGATTTAGAGCCTGTGAATGCGGAGGATGTCCCAGTGACAGCTGCTGGGGCCTTAAAATCGTATAAACTCGCAGCCAAAGCCATATCTAGATTACAATCTTTGCCAACAGGGAATACATCACTTTTATGCGATGTGTTAGTCCGGGAATTGGGCGATTTGACAGGTTATGATAGGGTAATGGTGTACAAATTTCACGAAGATGAGCATGGGGAAGTTATTTCAGAGTGCCGAAGACCCGAATTGGAACCTTATCTTGGGTTGCATTATCCGGCTACTGATATACCACAAGCTTCTAGATTCCTCTTCATGAAAAACAAGGTTAGAATGATATGTGATTGTTTGACCCCTCCAGTTAGGGTTATTCAAGACAAGAGATTTGATGAACCATTGAGTCTTTGTGGATCCACATTAAGGTCTCCTCATGGATGTCATGCTAAGTACATGGCGAATATGGGGTCCATTGCATCTCTTGTGTTATCCGTCACAATCAACAAGGAAGACCAGGAGTCAGAGAGTGATCCACAAAGGGGAAGAAAACTGTGGGGTTTGGTTGTCTGTCATCACACGAGCCCTAGGTTTGTTCCATTTCCCTTGAGGTACGCATGTGAGTTCTTAGTTCAAGTTTTTGGTGTTCAGATTTACAAGGAAGTCGAGATGGCGGTTCAACTGAGGGAGAAGCATATTTTGCGGACTCAAGCAGTGCTTTGTGACATGCTCCTAAGAGATGCTCCCGTTGGAATTATCAATCAATCGCCAAACGTGATGGATCTTGTTAATTGTGATGGAGCTGCAATTTATTACAGGAACAAAGTTTGGTCTATTGGGATCACCCCTTCAGAGGCACAAATCCGAGATATAGCCGAATGGCTTATTCAGTACCACGGGGGGAGTACAGGGTTAAGTACTGATAGCCTCATGGAAGCTGGTTATCCAGGTGCTTCCGTACTTGGAGATCCAGTATGTGGAATGGCTGCTGTGAAAATCACGAAAAGGGACTTCCTTTTCTGGTTTCGGTCCCATATGGCAAAGGAGATCAAGTGGGGTGGAGCAAAACATGATCCTGAAGATAAGGACGATGGGAGAAGAATGCATCCTAGGTCATCATTTAAGGCCTTTCTAGAGGTGGTTAAGAGGCGGAGTTTACCATGGGAAGACGTGGAAATGGATGCAATCCATTCATTACAACTGATATTGAGAGGATCTTTGCAAGATGAGGCCACAGATGATTGCAAAATGATTGTGAATGTTCCCTCGGTTGAGACCCATTTACAGAGGGCGGATGAGCTGCGGGTTGTGACAAACGAAATGGTTCGCCTTATTGAGACTGCTCCAGTTCCCATATTGGCTGTTGATGCCTCTGGTAATGTTAATGGGTGGAATACTAAAATAGCAGAACTTACTGGGGTAAGCATGCATGAAGCAATTGGCTCATCTTTTATCAATCTTGTTGCAGATGATTCAGTTGATTTGGTGAAAAATGTTCTCTTCACGGCTTCACAAG GAACAGAAGAGCAAAATGTTGAAATTAAGCTCAAAACGGTTGGCCTTCTGGAAGACAAGGGTCCTGTTATCTTGGTTGCTAATTCATGTTGTAGTCGAGacataaatgaaaatattgttgGTGTTTGCTTTATTGGGCAAGATGTTACTGGTCAGAAAATGATAATGGACAAGTACACCCAAATCCAAGGTGATTATGTTGGAATTGTGCGAAACCCTTCTGCACTTATTCCTCCAATATTTATGATGGACGAGCATGGTCGTTGCACGGAGTGGAATGATGTAATGCAAAAATTATCTGGTGTAATTAGAGAAGAAGCGATCAACCGAATGCTTCTAGGAGAGGTTTTTACACTCAACAATTTTGGTTGTCGGCTCAAAGATCAAGACACGCTAACCAAGCTCCAGATATTACTAAATAGGGTAATTTATAGCCAAGATGAAGATAAATTGTTATTCGGATTCTTTGGTGAGAAGGGTAACTTGGTGGAGGCATTACTTTCTGCCAACAGAAGGACTGATGTGGAGGGAAAAATTACTGGGGTTATATGCTTTTTGCATTTGGCCAGTCCAGAACTTCAATATGCATTGCGAGTGCAGAAGATATCAGAACAGGCTGCAACAAATAGTCTCACCAAATTGGCTTACCTTCGTAGTGAACTCATTAACCCTTTAAATGGGATAAAGTGCATTCAGAATCTGATGGAATCTTCTGATTTAAGCAAAGAGCAGAGGCAACTGCTGAAGACAAGCACATTGTGTCAAGAACAATTATCCAAGATTGTTGATGACACCGACATTGAGGGTATTGAGGAAAG CTATATGCAGATGAACTCAAGTGAATTTAATCTTGGGGAAGCTCTTCAAGTGGTCAAAAATCAAGCTATGATTCTAAGTCGGGAGCGGCTAGTTCAGGTCATATATGACTCACCAGCTGATGTGTCATCCATGCTCTTGTATGGAGACAACTTGAGGCTTCAGCAAGTCCTTTCAGGTTTTCTAACAAATGCTCTCTCTTTTACTCCTGCATTCGAAGGGTCATCAGTTCTGCTCAAGATAATCCCGAGAAAGAAGCGTATAGGGACAAAGATACATGTTGTTCATCTTGAATTCCG AAGGACTAATTCAAGAGATGTTTCACCACAGTCAGAGTGTATCAAGAGAAGGCCTTGGCTTGTACATCAGCCAAAAGCTCGTAAAGATCATGAATGGTACTGTGCAATACCTTAG
- the LOC131323417 gene encoding protein NEDD1-like — protein MKTGAEAKDVCWNVSQPPKIPSQNDAQEGSSFSLHLFRRALKETLASFQKLLLEDTRNLHIEVLRRFHMQEMEMSSAVSSFSAKPS, from the exons ATGAAAACGGGAGCTGAAGCAAAGGATGTATGTTGGAAT GTATCACAACCACCGAAAATCCCATCTCAAAATGACGCACAGGAGGGAAGCTCCTTTTCGCTTCACCTGTTTCGACGCGCACTCAAAGAAACTCTAGCTTCCTTTCAAAAATTGCTTCTTGAAGATACGAGGAACCTTCATATTGAAGTTTTAAGACGGTTCCATATGCAGGAG ATGGAAATGTCGAGCGCGGTGAGCTCATTTTCAGCTAAACCAAGTTGA